A genomic stretch from Coffea arabica cultivar ET-39 chromosome 10c, Coffea Arabica ET-39 HiFi, whole genome shotgun sequence includes:
- the LOC113715152 gene encoding DNA replication complex GINS protein SLD5-like has translation METGAQDGSSGYSTMDDYESLISTTDAELLKRAWQNEKAAPQILRFEAALIQRSREQIKLMEETVGEFTRNGIDPLTVSLYQMDLDRTVFLLRSYLRTRLQKIEKYVFHIQKTAELWNRLSRQEKRFAERCIEDMEKHLDQSVLSKLPSSYKSHLKQSSSSEEDDMVPEPRLDTYVICRSKRFLGAFQLDDSAEEPVNIEADDLYALPYKSIKPLVETGQIDLV, from the exons ATGGAGACTGGTGCACAAGATGGATCCTCAGGATACTCGACAATGGACGATTACGAGTCATTGATTTCAACAACAGATGCAGAACTCTTGAAACGTGCTTGGCAGAATGAGAAGGCTGCCCCACAAATTCTTCGATTTGAGGCCGCTCTGATTCAAAGGTCACGTGAACAAATTAAATTGATG gAAGAGACAGTGGGAGAATTCACAAGAAATGGCATTGATCCACTCACAGTGTCTCTTTATCAGATGGACTTGGACAGGACCGTCTTTCTCTTGAGGTCATATCTACGGACTCGTCTTCAAAAG ATTGAGAAGTATGTGTTTCACATCCAGAAAACTGCCGAGTTATGGAATCGGCTTTCCAGACAGGAGAAAAGGTTTGCTGAAAG GTGTATAGAAGACATGGAAAAGCATTTGGATCAATCTGTTCTTTCAAAGTTGCCTAGCAGTTACAAGTCTCATTTAAAGCAATCTTCAAGTAGTGAAGAGGATGACATGG TTCCTGAGCCACGGCTCGACACTTACGTCATCTGCAGAAGCAAGAGATTTTTAGGAGCCTTCCAGCTTGATGACAG CGCGGAAGAGCCTGTGAACATTGAAGCTGACGATCTGTATGCTTTACCTTACAAGTCAATAAAGCCTCTTGTGGAGACAGGTCAAATTGATCTGGTTTGA